The following nucleotide sequence is from Paenibacillus odorifer.
GTCGAATACTTCCGCAAAAACTCCGCGGCCTCCACGCTTAGTTTGGAGGATTTTGACGAGGCCTACTTCAATTCCGCAGGACATCTGCATGTTACAAGTATCTCCGCCGCTTTGTCCAAGAACTGTCTTGAATTTTCTATTCACGCTATGGAATTTATGAAGAGTAAAGGAAAGACGATCTCTCTGGATCCTAATCTGCGTCCTAGCTTATGGCCGGATACAGAAACAATGGTGAGTACCATCAATGATCTGGCTACACGCTGCGACTGGTTCCTGCCGGGACTCGGTGAAGGTAAAATCCTTACCGGACTGAGCACACCCGAAGAGATTGCTGACTATTACCTGGAGCGTGGCGTAAGCTTAGTCGTCATCAAGCTTGGCCCTGAAGGCGCTTACTATAAATCCTCTGCTGGGGAAGGTTACGTGGACGGATTCAAGGTGGAGCAGGTTGTTGATACGGTGGGTGCAGGTGATGGATTTGCGGTTGG
It contains:
- a CDS encoding sugar kinase gives rise to the protein MSKQLDAVTFGEPMAMFYANEAGPLHEVFSFSKALAGAESNVATGLSRLNHPTGYVTKLGEDNFGTFIAQAMKNENINTDNITFTKEYSTGMLIKSKVVTGDPKVEYFRKNSAASTLSLEDFDEAYFNSAGHLHVTSISAALSKNCLEFSIHAMEFMKSKGKTISLDPNLRPSLWPDTETMVSTINDLATRCDWFLPGLGEGKILTGLSTPEEIADYYLERGVSLVVIKLGPEGAYYKSSAGEGYVDGFKVEQVVDTVGAGDGFAVGVISAMLEKLPIAEAVKRGNAIGALAVMSPGDMDGLPTREELAKFMQQEV